A genomic window from Pantoea alhagi includes:
- the sctU gene encoding type III secretion system export apparatus subunit SctU, with protein MSEKTEDATPQKLQESRKKGQVSQSQDIPKLLISIGILEAIFALVESGMQRMEAMIMLPLTRIGQPFGHAMEEVVTDSLLVLLLFSAIIGAIAIVLRIVGGWLQFGPLFAVEAMMPKLESLNPVNHFKNMFSARQFTQLLTSIIKAGAIGMVLWLALEPEIGNLARLAQTDLNTFWHGVLMLFVKAARQVLLALLALSVLDFGLQKYFYLKQQRMSHEDIRNEFKQSEGDPHMKGHRRQVAHEILNEAPKAPPRVAVEEADVLLVNPTHFAVGLYYRPGETPLPRLLFKASDDDAHHLIEQAQRAKIPVIRYIWLARTLYRTTAEGEWIPRETLKAVAQVYRLLRELEDHYLDEVIELEEE; from the coding sequence ATGAGTGAAAAAACCGAAGACGCAACCCCGCAAAAGCTCCAGGAATCACGTAAAAAAGGGCAGGTAAGCCAGAGTCAGGATATTCCCAAACTGCTGATTTCCATTGGCATCCTGGAGGCGATCTTTGCACTGGTGGAGAGCGGCATGCAGCGAATGGAAGCGATGATTATGCTGCCGCTGACGCGCATCGGTCAGCCCTTTGGCCACGCCATGGAGGAGGTAGTAACCGACTCGCTACTGGTGCTGCTGCTCTTTTCCGCCATTATCGGCGCGATTGCAATTGTGCTGCGTATCGTGGGCGGCTGGCTGCAGTTCGGGCCGCTGTTTGCGGTGGAGGCGATGATGCCGAAGCTGGAGAGCCTGAATCCGGTCAATCACTTCAAAAATATGTTTTCGGCGCGCCAGTTTACCCAGTTGCTGACCAGCATTATCAAAGCGGGGGCAATTGGCATGGTGCTGTGGCTGGCGTTAGAACCGGAAATCGGTAATCTGGCGCGGCTGGCGCAGACCGATCTCAACACCTTCTGGCATGGCGTGTTGATGCTGTTTGTTAAGGCGGCACGCCAGGTGCTGCTGGCGCTGCTGGCGCTGAGCGTGCTGGACTTCGGCCTGCAAAAGTATTTTTACCTGAAACAGCAGCGCATGAGCCATGAAGATATCCGTAACGAATTCAAGCAGAGTGAAGGCGATCCGCATATGAAAGGGCACCGCCGACAGGTGGCGCATGAGATCTTAAACGAAGCACCAAAAGCGCCGCCTCGGGTTGCGGTAGAGGAGGCTGACGTGCTGCTGGTCAACCCGACCCACTTTGCCGTAGGGCTTTACTATCGTCCCGGCGAAACTCCGCTGCCGCGTCTGCTGTTCAAGGCCAGCGATGATGATGCTCACCATTTGATTGAGCAGGCGCAGCGCGCAAAAATTCCGGTGATCCGTTATATCTGGCTGGCGCGTACGCTTTATCGCACCACGGCGGAAGGTGAGTGGATCCCGCGCGAAACCTTAAAAGCAGTCGCTCAGGTTTATCGTCTGCTACGCGAACTGGAAGATCACTATCTGGATGAGGTGATTGAACTGGAGGAGGAGTGA
- the sctT gene encoding type III secretion system export apparatus subunit SctT: MLWSDALDQLFNALLALLLGMARIFPCLLLTPVFSFSVIKGTLRTAIVVALALFITPVLYGDMLSASLSLMGLAAIAIKELILGALIGLILGLPFWMYESVGALFDNQRGALMGGQINPQLGPDATPLGYLMKQVMILLLIVGPGLGAITQLLWDSYRIWPPLAWLPPLSEQGWQVWLDLLKETFVTMVLYAGPLVGLLLLLDFAVGIISIYSPQIQATVLAIPLKCLLGLLFFVLYLPLLNHLAGERLFELRDLSAIFPHLFAAKGAGDE; the protein is encoded by the coding sequence ATGCTGTGGAGCGACGCGCTGGATCAGCTGTTTAACGCGCTGCTGGCGCTGTTGCTGGGCATGGCGCGCATTTTTCCCTGTCTGCTGCTGACGCCTGTTTTCTCTTTTTCCGTGATTAAAGGCACGCTGCGCACCGCTATTGTGGTCGCGCTGGCGTTGTTTATCACGCCGGTGTTATATGGCGATATGCTTAGCGCTTCCCTGTCGCTGATGGGGCTGGCGGCCATTGCCATTAAAGAGCTGATCCTCGGCGCGCTGATTGGTCTGATCCTTGGGCTACCGTTCTGGATGTATGAATCGGTCGGCGCGCTGTTCGATAACCAGCGCGGTGCGCTGATGGGCGGGCAAATTAACCCGCAGCTGGGACCAGACGCCACGCCGCTGGGCTATCTGATGAAGCAGGTGATGATTCTGTTGCTGATAGTGGGACCGGGGCTGGGCGCGATTACGCAGCTGCTGTGGGACAGTTACCGTATCTGGCCACCGCTGGCGTGGCTGCCGCCGTTAAGCGAGCAGGGCTGGCAAGTCTGGCTGGATCTGTTGAAAGAGACGTTTGTCACCATGGTGCTGTATGCCGGGCCGCTGGTGGGGCTGCTGCTGCTGCTGGATTTCGCAGTGGGCATTATCAGTATTTACAGCCCCCAAATTCAGGCCACGGTGCTGGCGATCCCGCTGAAATGTTTGCTGGGGCTGCTGTTTTTTGTTTTGTATCTGCCGCTGCTCAACCATCTGGCCGGTGAGCGCCTGTTTGAGTTGCGCGATCTGAGCGCGATATTCCCCCATTTGTTTGCGGCTAAGGGAGCGGGAGATGAGTGA
- the sctS gene encoding type III secretion system export apparatus subunit SctS, producing MEILTFFRQAMLLVVLLSAPPLIVAVLVGIVISLVQAAMQLQDQTLPFCLKLVAVGITLAMTGRWVGVELIQLTQNAFAMMSRVGS from the coding sequence ATGGAGATACTGACTTTTTTCCGCCAGGCGATGCTGCTGGTGGTGCTGCTTTCCGCGCCGCCGTTGATTGTGGCGGTGCTGGTGGGCATCGTAATTTCGCTGGTGCAGGCGGCGATGCAGCTACAGGATCAGACGCTGCCGTTTTGCCTGAAGCTGGTGGCGGTGGGCATCACCCTGGCGATGACCGGGCGCTGGGTAGGCGTTGAGCTTATTCAACTGACGCAGAACGCTTTCGCCATGATGTCACGGGTAGGCAGCTGA
- the sctR gene encoding type III secretion system export apparatus subunit SctR — MEMQSLNPMMLALFLGVLSLVPMLMIICTCFLKISMVLMLTRNAMGVQQVPPNMALYGIALAATLFVMAPVFNDSSQRIKAMPLDFSSMERLEYTFGNGAEPLRKFMSRNTDPDILVHLQENGARMWPKEMAQSITPQSPLLIIPAFVLSELQNGFKIGFLIFIPFLVVDLIVSNVLLALGMQMVSPMTVSLPLKILLFVLVSGWTRLLDGLFYSYL; from the coding sequence ATGGAGATGCAGTCGCTTAACCCGATGATGCTGGCGCTGTTCCTCGGCGTGCTGTCGCTGGTGCCGATGTTAATGATTATCTGCACCTGCTTCCTGAAAATTTCCATGGTGTTGATGCTGACGCGTAACGCCATGGGCGTGCAGCAGGTGCCGCCTAATATGGCGCTTTACGGCATCGCGCTGGCCGCCACGCTGTTTGTGATGGCACCGGTATTTAATGATTCGAGCCAGCGTATCAAGGCGATGCCGCTCGATTTCAGCAGCATGGAGCGGCTGGAGTACACTTTTGGCAACGGCGCGGAGCCGCTAAGAAAATTCATGTCGCGCAATACCGACCCGGATATTCTGGTGCATCTGCAGGAGAACGGCGCGCGCATGTGGCCCAAAGAGATGGCGCAGAGCATTACGCCGCAAAGCCCGCTACTGATTATCCCCGCCTTTGTGCTGTCGGAGCTGCAAAACGGCTTCAAGATCGGCTTTCTGATTTTTATCCCTTTTCTGGTGGTGGACCTGATTGTCTCGAACGTGCTGCTGGCGCTGGGGATGCAGATGGTTTCGCCGATGACGGTCTCGCTGCCGCTAAAAATCCTGCTGTTTGTGCTGGTCAGCGGCTGGACGCGGCTGCTGGACGGCCTGTTCTACAGCTATCTGTGA
- a CDS encoding FliM/FliN family flagellar motor switch protein, with translation MKLSLPRRETDEVQLRQRIGAGLRFHYTLAGEAGQLTLFLPEDQPAAAPGLTLGCNSGVVQLSDAEGVLALISDCPALPYAEAEVTPWYWPLFNQSLSSELQPLFGDLSPVNKTEEAPFSLRLELRLGKLHSESMLMASIATLNRLLDKAGWQPEAAGLPSDLPLSFPLTVGALTLSVGQLRQLRPEDVLLPTHAAFSPYGEGSLQLAGLRLTGELTGEADRAFFTLSDLEIAPVTFPYDNDDMAPATQPDEAWQSEPAPALDGLPLALTVRCGQLRLTLGELQHLSAGTTVMVDNVRPGEALLCHGDFPLAKGELVDVEGRLGLQITHMLPGSINPLGHGG, from the coding sequence ATGAAACTCTCTCTGCCACGCCGGGAGACGGATGAGGTGCAGCTGCGTCAGCGTATCGGTGCCGGGCTGCGCTTTCACTATACGCTGGCGGGCGAGGCGGGCCAGCTAACGCTTTTTCTCCCGGAGGATCAGCCAGCGGCGGCACCCGGGCTGACGCTGGGCTGCAACAGCGGCGTTGTGCAGCTAAGCGATGCGGAAGGGGTACTGGCGCTGATCTCCGATTGCCCCGCGCTGCCGTATGCCGAGGCAGAGGTCACGCCCTGGTACTGGCCGCTGTTTAATCAAAGCCTGAGCAGTGAATTGCAGCCGCTGTTTGGCGATCTCTCGCCGGTAAATAAAACAGAAGAGGCACCATTTTCGCTTCGCCTGGAACTCAGGCTCGGTAAACTCCACTCAGAAAGCATGTTGATGGCATCCATTGCCACGCTGAACCGCCTGCTGGATAAGGCGGGCTGGCAGCCGGAGGCGGCGGGGCTGCCGTCTGATTTGCCGCTGAGCTTTCCTTTGACCGTTGGCGCGCTCACGTTGAGCGTCGGGCAGCTGCGTCAGCTGCGGCCGGAAGATGTGCTGTTGCCGACGCATGCCGCTTTTTCTCCGTATGGAGAAGGCTCGCTGCAGCTGGCTGGCCTGCGCCTGACCGGAGAGCTGACCGGTGAGGCGGATCGCGCCTTTTTTACTCTTTCTGATTTGGAGATCGCGCCTGTGACATTTCCCTACGATAACGATGATATGGCCCCCGCTACGCAGCCCGACGAGGCGTGGCAGAGCGAGCCTGCGCCCGCGCTGGATGGATTGCCGCTGGCGTTAACGGTGCGCTGTGGCCAGCTGCGTTTGACGCTGGGAGAGCTACAGCACCTGAGCGCCGGAACCACGGTGATGGTGGATAACGTGCGGCCAGGCGAGGCGCTTCTGTGTCACGGCGATTTTCCGCTGGCGAAAGGCGAGCTGGTGGATGTGGAAGGACGGCTGGGGTTACAGATCACCCATATGCTGCCGGGCAGTATTAATCCTCTGGGACACGGCGGGTAA
- a CDS encoding type III secretion system HrpP C-terminal domain-containing protein — MNPFADRTLAAKPRPEPQPREPREPRPPERETTRTSATSKPLKPQPEPAPQAKPPLRGADKTRSERSQGNTPGSAAKRSDEPPSASPDGLLFSALLDSVPTPPAFNSSGIELHTQPRFTHEAAQNAPAAAPMALWQPLEAELGRITDRQPNGPVAMTLLLPRLGAVDARLQHLPAGGWDIALRFSPAALNVLEAHQERCRQALRRRMASRVRLRFEQRGAA, encoded by the coding sequence ATGAACCCTTTTGCGGATCGAACCCTCGCCGCAAAGCCGCGACCTGAACCGCAACCGCGCGAGCCACGCGAGCCGCGCCCGCCGGAGCGCGAGACGACACGCACCAGCGCAACGTCGAAGCCCCTGAAACCGCAACCAGAGCCAGCGCCGCAGGCAAAACCGCCCTTACGCGGGGCGGATAAAACGCGCAGCGAACGTAGCCAGGGCAATACGCCAGGCAGCGCGGCGAAACGCAGCGACGAGCCGCCTTCGGCCAGCCCGGACGGCCTGCTGTTCAGCGCGCTGCTGGATAGTGTCCCGACGCCGCCCGCTTTCAATAGCAGCGGCATAGAGCTGCATACGCAGCCGCGTTTTACTCATGAGGCCGCACAGAACGCGCCCGCCGCCGCGCCAATGGCGCTCTGGCAGCCGCTGGAGGCGGAGCTGGGGCGCATTACCGACCGCCAGCCTAACGGGCCGGTCGCGATGACGCTGCTGCTGCCGCGTCTCGGTGCGGTGGATGCGCGTTTACAGCATCTGCCCGCCGGCGGCTGGGATATTGCGCTGCGCTTTTCACCGGCGGCGTTAAACGTGCTGGAGGCGCATCAGGAGCGCTGTCGCCAGGCGCTGCGGCGTCGAATGGCCAGCCGGGTGCGTCTGCGTTTTGAACAGCGGGGGGCCGCATGA
- the sctN gene encoding type III secretion system ATPase SctN, which translates to MVMRIDLDSWFSQQQQRLRQPDAVSVYGRITGISGILLECSLPRARIGDLCRIERDAEESVMAEVVGFNPQHTLLSALGPLDGIAQGARVTPLYLPHSISVSDALLGCVLDGFGRPIDGQGVGAFALPGEAERTIPVLGDAPPPTARPRISTPLPTGVRAIDGMLTIGVGQRVGVFAGAGCGKTTLLAELARNAPCDAIVFGLIGERGRELREFLDHELDEELRSRTVLICSTSDRSSMERARAAFTATAIAEAFREQGKSVLLILDSLTRFARAQREIGLALGEPPGRGGLPPSVYTLLPGLLERAGQTEKGAITALYSVLIEADSMNDPVADEVRSLIDGHIVLSRRLAERGHYPAIDVLTSLSRTMSNVVTREQMRDATQLRRMMAAWQQVEMLIRLGEYQPGHDAMTDAAVEAQPVINGYLRQATRAPSDWETTLHHLSEVSQHAPED; encoded by the coding sequence ATGGTAATGCGCATCGATCTTGATAGCTGGTTCAGCCAGCAGCAGCAGCGGCTGCGTCAGCCCGATGCGGTCAGCGTGTATGGGCGTATCACCGGCATCAGCGGCATTCTGCTGGAGTGCAGCCTGCCGCGCGCGCGCATCGGCGATCTCTGCCGTATTGAACGCGATGCGGAAGAGAGCGTGATGGCGGAAGTGGTGGGCTTTAACCCGCAGCATACGCTGCTGTCAGCGCTGGGTCCGCTGGACGGCATCGCGCAGGGCGCAAGGGTGACGCCGCTTTATCTGCCGCACAGTATCTCTGTTTCCGATGCGCTGCTGGGCTGCGTGCTGGATGGTTTTGGTCGTCCGATTGACGGCCAGGGCGTCGGCGCGTTTGCGCTGCCGGGCGAAGCGGAACGCACCATCCCGGTGCTGGGCGACGCGCCGCCGCCTACCGCCCGCCCGCGTATTTCAACGCCGTTGCCGACCGGCGTACGCGCCATTGACGGCATGCTGACCATTGGCGTCGGCCAGCGCGTTGGCGTATTTGCCGGGGCGGGCTGCGGCAAAACCACGCTGCTGGCGGAGCTGGCGCGCAATGCGCCCTGCGATGCGATTGTTTTTGGACTGATTGGCGAGCGTGGCCGCGAACTGCGTGAGTTTCTCGATCATGAGCTGGATGAAGAGCTGCGCAGCCGCACGGTGCTGATCTGTTCTACCTCCGATCGCAGCAGCATGGAGCGTGCCCGCGCCGCCTTTACCGCGACCGCCATTGCCGAAGCCTTTCGCGAGCAGGGCAAAAGCGTGCTGCTGATCCTCGATTCCCTGACCCGTTTCGCCCGCGCTCAGCGTGAAATCGGTCTGGCGCTGGGCGAGCCGCCCGGACGCGGTGGCCTGCCGCCGTCGGTCTATACCCTGCTGCCGGGTCTGCTGGAGCGCGCCGGACAAACCGAAAAGGGGGCGATCACCGCGCTCTACTCGGTGTTGATCGAGGCAGATTCAATGAACGATCCGGTGGCTGACGAGGTGCGCTCGCTGATCGACGGCCATATCGTGCTGTCACGCCGTCTGGCGGAGCGCGGCCACTATCCGGCGATCGATGTGCTGACCAGCCTGAGCCGCACCATGAGCAACGTGGTAACCCGCGAGCAGATGCGCGATGCCACACAGCTGCGCCGCATGATGGCAGCGTGGCAGCAGGTAGAAATGTTGATTCGCCTGGGCGAATACCAGCCCGGCCACGATGCGATGACCGATGCGGCAGTAGAGGCGCAGCCGGTGATTAACGGCTATTTGCGCCAGGCCACGCGCGCCCCCAGCGACTGGGAGACGACGCTGCATCATCTTTCAGAGGTAAGCCAACATGCGCCAGAGGATTAA
- a CDS encoding FHA domain-containing protein, which yields MFELRVLSGLHCGAALPLSGDRWQIGASTQADLLLSDESVTGCERWLHYQEGSWWLTEQEEASDGQPVTLEDPFELAGVWLCVAQASTPWHEAAALPASAFAPAPAAAVAEEVTARTGTPRWMRGVIFGLLLLFSFTVVSWILQPTVAQPNAGENSRPAWGTVEDLRAPLQIMLRERDLANSVKISRQGDRLLLSGTLTKPQITVFNRMMTRFYARYSAAAPVTSAVRPLEKKLPFRIVQIATGSRANIVTDDGDRLFIGDQIGDLRLVAITDDRIEFSGHDPITVKW from the coding sequence ATGTTTGAACTGCGCGTACTGTCGGGGCTGCACTGCGGGGCCGCGCTGCCGCTCAGCGGCGATCGCTGGCAGATTGGCGCGTCGACGCAGGCTGATTTGCTGCTCAGCGATGAAAGCGTAACGGGCTGCGAGCGCTGGCTGCATTATCAGGAAGGGAGCTGGTGGCTGACGGAACAGGAAGAGGCCAGCGACGGGCAGCCGGTTACGCTGGAAGACCCCTTTGAACTGGCGGGCGTCTGGCTCTGCGTGGCGCAGGCCAGCACGCCGTGGCATGAGGCCGCCGCGCTGCCCGCCAGCGCCTTTGCTCCCGCACCTGCCGCCGCCGTAGCGGAAGAGGTGACAGCGCGTACCGGCACGCCACGCTGGATGCGCGGGGTAATATTCGGCCTGCTGCTGCTGTTCAGCTTCACCGTAGTGAGCTGGATCTTACAGCCGACGGTCGCCCAGCCCAACGCCGGTGAAAATTCACGCCCCGCCTGGGGAACGGTAGAGGATCTGCGTGCGCCGCTGCAAATCATGCTGCGCGAACGCGACCTGGCGAACAGCGTAAAAATCAGCCGTCAGGGCGATCGCCTGCTGCTGAGCGGTACCCTGACTAAACCGCAAATCACCGTTTTTAACCGCATGATGACGCGCTTTTATGCGCGCTACAGCGCTGCTGCGCCGGTCACCAGCGCAGTGCGTCCGCTGGAGAAAAAGCTGCCGTTCCGCATCGTGCAAATTGCAACCGGATCGCGCGCCAATATTGTTACTGACGATGGCGATCGGCTGTTTATCGGCGATCAGATTGGCGATCTGCGTCTGGTGGCGATCACCGACGATCGGATCGAGTTCAGCGGTCACGATCCTATTACGGTGAAATGGTAA
- a CDS encoding FHIPEP family type III secretion protein codes for MNGLFLILNKIAISAMQRSEIVGAAFAMALVFMLIIPLPLALIDTLIALNICLSSLLIVLAMYLPKPLAFSTFPAVLLLTTMFRLALSISVTRQILIQQDAGHIVEAFGSFVVGGNLAVGMVMFLILTVVNFLVITKGSERVAEVAARFTLDAMPGKQMSIDSDLRAGLIDVHQAKARRSDLAKESQLFGAMDGAMKFVKGDAIAALVILFINLIGGISIGVLQVGMTAGEALHVFSILTIGDGLIAQIPALLISLTAGMIITRVSSDNDSVEAPNIGREIAEQLTSQPKAWILASMGMLGFALVPGMPGLVFTLLALITLSSGGFQVWRARHTLRLAQPQIENEVIPPELNGREDLRQFNPTRPYLIQFPTDCRGKAETLDLVQEIRRLRNRIVYNFGFTLPAFDIEFSDKLSADEFRFSVYEIPKVAGTFNTACLAVEARWLESLSEEEQRQLQADNQPALPETGGEEAPSSVAPKPALGQAARQEAHYLWLPPDHPLLENQEVVRWTAAGLLLKRMENAIHASSPHFIGLQETRALMGWLESEQPELAQELQRVMPLARFSSVLQKLVAERIPLRSVRAIAEALIEHGQHERDVFLLTEQVRITLKTHLCHQYSQADGIHAWLLSPELEEALRDSLRQTQNDIFFALSQEQIQAVHQQIGQAFTTGNEQQAVLLAAQDLRGPLRALIAESFHQVPVLSFAELEPTLAVHVLGRLEADALFYSLTNWEGE; via the coding sequence ATGAACGGCTTATTTTTAATTCTCAATAAAATTGCCATTAGCGCCATGCAGCGCTCTGAGATTGTCGGCGCCGCCTTTGCCATGGCGCTGGTGTTTATGCTGATTATCCCGTTGCCGCTGGCGCTGATTGATACGCTGATAGCGCTGAATATCTGCCTCTCTTCGCTGCTGATCGTACTGGCGATGTACCTGCCAAAGCCGCTGGCCTTTTCCACCTTTCCGGCAGTGCTGCTGTTGACCACGATGTTTCGTCTGGCACTGTCGATCTCCGTGACGCGCCAGATCCTGATCCAGCAGGACGCGGGCCATATCGTTGAAGCCTTTGGCAGCTTCGTGGTCGGCGGCAATCTGGCGGTTGGGATGGTGATGTTTTTGATCCTGACGGTGGTGAACTTTCTGGTGATCACCAAAGGATCGGAGCGCGTGGCGGAAGTCGCGGCGCGCTTTACTCTCGACGCGATGCCGGGAAAGCAGATGTCAATCGACAGCGATCTGCGCGCCGGATTGATCGATGTGCATCAGGCCAAAGCGCGGCGTAGCGATCTGGCCAAAGAGAGCCAGCTATTTGGCGCAATGGATGGCGCGATGAAATTCGTGAAGGGCGATGCCATCGCCGCGCTGGTGATCCTGTTTATCAACCTGATCGGCGGCATCAGTATCGGCGTGCTGCAGGTGGGCATGACGGCGGGCGAGGCGCTGCATGTCTTCTCGATCCTCACCATTGGCGACGGGCTGATCGCCCAGATCCCGGCGCTGCTGATCTCGCTTACGGCCGGGATGATCATCACGCGCGTTTCATCGGACAACGACAGCGTGGAAGCGCCGAATATTGGCCGTGAGATCGCCGAACAGCTTACCAGCCAGCCGAAGGCATGGATCCTCGCCTCAATGGGCATGCTGGGTTTTGCGCTGGTGCCGGGAATGCCGGGGTTGGTTTTTACCCTGCTGGCGCTGATCACCCTCAGCAGCGGCGGATTCCAGGTGTGGCGCGCCCGGCATACGCTGCGTCTCGCCCAGCCGCAAATTGAAAACGAAGTGATCCCGCCGGAGCTGAATGGCCGCGAGGATCTGCGCCAGTTCAACCCAACGCGGCCTTATCTGATCCAGTTTCCCACCGACTGTCGCGGCAAGGCGGAAACCCTCGATTTAGTGCAGGAGATCCGCCGCCTGCGTAACCGTATCGTCTATAACTTCGGCTTTACCCTACCGGCGTTTGACATTGAATTCAGCGACAAGCTGAGCGCGGATGAATTCCGCTTCTCGGTGTATGAAATCCCGAAAGTGGCCGGCACCTTTAACACCGCCTGCCTTGCCGTGGAGGCGCGCTGGCTGGAGAGCCTGAGCGAAGAAGAGCAGCGCCAGCTACAGGCTGACAATCAGCCTGCGCTGCCGGAAACGGGCGGGGAGGAAGCGCCGTCGAGCGTCGCGCCGAAACCCGCGCTGGGCCAGGCCGCGCGTCAGGAGGCGCACTATCTCTGGCTGCCACCCGATCATCCGCTGCTGGAAAATCAGGAGGTGGTGCGCTGGACTGCCGCCGGGCTGCTGCTGAAACGGATGGAAAATGCCATTCACGCCAGCAGCCCGCATTTTATCGGCCTGCAGGAAACCCGCGCGCTGATGGGCTGGCTGGAGAGCGAGCAGCCGGAGCTGGCGCAGGAACTGCAGCGGGTAATGCCGCTGGCGCGCTTCTCCAGCGTATTACAAAAGCTGGTGGCGGAGCGTATTCCGCTGCGTTCGGTACGCGCCATCGCCGAAGCGTTAATCGAGCATGGTCAGCATGAGCGCGATGTGTTTCTGCTGACCGAGCAGGTGCGCATTACGCTGAAAACCCATCTTTGCCATCAATACAGCCAGGCGGACGGCATCCACGCCTGGCTGCTGTCACCGGAGCTGGAAGAGGCGCTGCGCGACAGCCTGCGTCAGACGCAGAACGATATTTTCTTCGCGCTGAGCCAGGAACAGATTCAGGCGGTACATCAGCAAATAGGCCAGGCCTTCACCACCGGCAACGAACAGCAGGCGGTGCTGCTGGCAGCGCAGGATCTGCGTGGGCCGCTGCGCGCGCTTATCGCCGAATCCTTCCATCAGGTGCCGGTGCTCTCTTTTGCTGAGCTGGAGCCGACGCTGGCGGTGCATGTGCTGGGACGTCTGGAGGCGGATGCTCTCTTTTATTCACTCACCAACTGGGAGGGAGAATAA
- the sctW gene encoding type III secretion system gatekeeper subunit SctW, with the protein MLKTPTLPLMPHPFKALMKAADGGTEKNASRVAEQSAAVSANDMKEEVGLMFSERAESQKKAEQRRVQQQHLRHRQNAGKVELHKLYAMLDSDDRARRETHLGQLRDALKRKPPADTDELLAQLDNDPARCDLLLRVMEREAREQGDDELCHTINNHLQTLQTRHGERLRAGLNTAAAFAEFTVHPQQRQTLRNLYYDSIVHQQSAIAMVDLLLAHTEPQQFVSGLRTLQRALADDIAALASSISTGALRHIQTGLAEARQVSHTLEESQKLLERMAGKMTLHSVSAVDLTRRLLHLSHHGAWQQDLQQLGEDVVAHPSARQLSMFFNAILPLVRSLPLALWKVKDGRKTALALLASHSAALLKNERKQARNP; encoded by the coding sequence ATGCTGAAGACCCCAACGCTGCCGCTAATGCCGCACCCTTTTAAAGCCCTGATGAAAGCCGCCGACGGCGGCACAGAGAAAAATGCCAGCCGGGTCGCTGAACAATCGGCTGCCGTCAGTGCCAACGATATGAAAGAAGAAGTGGGGCTGATGTTCTCCGAGCGTGCCGAAAGCCAGAAAAAAGCCGAACAGCGCCGTGTGCAGCAGCAGCACCTGCGTCACCGACAAAACGCAGGCAAGGTTGAACTGCATAAGCTTTACGCCATGCTCGATTCCGACGATCGGGCGCGGCGGGAAACCCACCTCGGCCAGCTGCGCGATGCGCTGAAACGCAAGCCGCCAGCAGATACCGATGAGCTGCTGGCGCAGCTGGATAACGATCCGGCTCGCTGTGATCTGCTGCTGCGCGTGATGGAGCGTGAAGCGCGTGAGCAGGGCGATGACGAGCTTTGTCACACCATCAATAACCATTTACAGACGCTGCAAACCCGGCACGGCGAACGCCTGCGCGCCGGTCTGAACACCGCCGCCGCCTTTGCGGAATTTACCGTGCATCCGCAACAGCGCCAGACGCTGCGCAACCTCTATTACGACAGCATTGTCCATCAGCAGTCGGCAATTGCGATGGTCGATCTGCTGCTGGCGCATACCGAACCACAGCAGTTTGTCTCTGGCCTGCGCACTTTACAGCGGGCGCTGGCAGACGATATCGCCGCGCTGGCTTCTTCCATCAGCACCGGCGCGCTGCGCCATATCCAGACCGGCCTCGCGGAAGCGCGCCAGGTGAGTCATACGCTGGAAGAGAGCCAGAAGCTGCTGGAGCGCATGGCGGGAAAAATGACGCTGCATAGCGTCAGCGCGGTGGATCTGACGCGCCGCCTGCTGCATCTCAGCCACCACGGCGCCTGGCAGCAAGATCTCCAGCAGTTAGGCGAAGATGTGGTGGCACACCCCAGCGCCCGCCAGCTGTCGATGTTCTTTAACGCGATACTGCCGCTGGTGCGCAGCCTGCCGCTGGCGTTATGGAAAGTCAAAGATGGGCGAAAAACCGCGCTGGCGCTGCTGGCAAGTCACAGCGCCGCGCTGTTAAAGAACGAACGTAAACAGGCGCGTAACCCCTGA
- a CDS encoding RNA polymerase sigma factor has translation MIDINTDQPITVSAVAIDWTDVFKKNNKKLLNFIRKRVANHEDVEDIAQMTCLEVLRNGHKFIGASRPETWMFGIAINLIRNYYKSQQGRFLFDTLNDDILTDMHYDCDPSDITENERVLGATLASIETLPDDLKTMLSILVGHDGSYQDVAQQLNIPVGTVRSRLSRARETLKNRVYA, from the coding sequence ATGATCGACATTAATACCGACCAGCCAATAACTGTCTCTGCCGTTGCTATCGACTGGACGGACGTTTTTAAAAAAAATAATAAGAAATTACTGAATTTCATTCGCAAGCGTGTGGCGAATCATGAGGATGTGGAAGATATTGCGCAGATGACCTGCCTGGAGGTACTGCGTAACGGCCATAAATTTATCGGCGCTTCACGCCCGGAAACCTGGATGTTTGGTATCGCGATTAATCTGATTCGTAATTATTATAAATCCCAGCAGGGTCGCTTTTTATTTGATACGCTGAATGATGATATTCTTACCGATATGCATTATGACTGCGATCCGAGCGATATCACGGAAAATGAACGGGTTTTAGGCGCAACCCTGGCCTCAATCGAAACCCTGCCGGACGATCTGAAAACCATGCTATCAATTTTAGTCGGGCATGACGGCAGCTATCAGGATGTGGCGCAGCAGCTTAATATTCCGGTGGGCACCGTTCGTTCACGACTTTCCCGCGCCAGGGAAACGTTAAAAAATCGTGTTTATGCCTGA